One region of Microscilla marina ATCC 23134 genomic DNA includes:
- a CDS encoding GIY-YIG nuclease family protein, producing the protein MNGNYFVYITTNPKRTTLYIGVTNDLVRRLEEHASQAGNPKTFTGRYFCYHLIYWERFDTPQDAIDREKELKGWRREKKEALINAENPQWIFLNDEI; encoded by the coding sequence ATGAACGGCAATTACTTTGTTTATATCACTACCAACCCCAAGCGAACCACCTTGTATATTGGGGTAACCAATGATCTTGTAAGGCGTTTGGAGGAACACGCTAGTCAGGCAGGGAACCCTAAAACTTTTACGGGAAGGTATTTTTGCTATCACCTGATCTATTGGGAGCGTTTTGATACACCACAGGATGCCATAGACAGAGAAAAAGAACTGAAAGGGTGGAGGCGGGAGAAAAAAGAAGCCCTCATTAACGCAGAGAATCCACAGTGGATATTTTTGAATGATGAGATTTAA